The genome window GGCGACCTACCAAAAAAAGGTTGTGCTGACAAATGCGGGAAATTGGATTCATAATTTCAAAAAGGAGAACAAAATGGAAAAAACAAAGATTATATTGGACTGTGATCCCGGACATGACGATGCGGTGGCGATTATGCTGGCGGCCAAAAATCCGGCGATTGAACTGCTTGGTATTACGGTGGTAGCCGGCAATCAAACCTTGGACAATACCCAGCGCAATGCTTTAAACATAGTCCAGCATCTGGATTTGGACGTACCGGTTTATGCCGGCTGCGGTCAGCCGATGGTACGGCAGAAGGTGACGGCCGGGGATATTCATGGCAAAACGGGCCTGGACGGTCCGGTTTTTGCAGCGCTGACCCGCGAACTGGAAAAGGAACATGCCGTTTCTTTTATCGTCAGAACACTGATGGACTCAGCCGGTGATATTACTATGGTAACAACCGGACCGATGACGAATTTGGCTATGGCGATGCGGATGGAGCCGAGAATTATTGAAAAAATTCAAAAAATTGTGCTGATGGGCGGCGCTTATACCAATGGCAATGTCACACCGGCAGCCGAATTTAATATTTTTGCCGATGCCGATGCGGCTCATGTTTGTTTCAGTGCCGGCCGGCCGGTGGTAATGGTTGGCCTTGATGTCACCCGTAAGGCGCTGTGTTACCCGGCGATTGTCGAGCGCATGGGTAAAATCGGCAACAAGGCTTCGGGCTTATTTGTCGATCTGATGGGACATTTTTGCCGGACGCAAAAGGAAATTTTCGGCTGGGAGGGCGGGCCGCTGCATGACCCGATTACAATTGCTTATTTGATTGACCCGACAGTCTTGACGCTGAAAGCAATGAATACCGAAATCGAGCACAGGAGCATTCAATCCTATGGCCGGACCAACTGTGACTACTTTGGCTATATGAAAAGAGAAGCCACGGCCGATATAGCGATTGATATTGATGTGGAAAAGTTTTGGGATATGGTTGAGGACGGTCTGCGTCTATACTCGTAGGGCGGGAAGGAGGACGTTAAGTGAAGGATTTAAAAGCAACATTGCAGGCGAATCAGGAAAAATATATCGAGGCCTTAAAACAGATTGTGGCGATTGATACGCATGATTTGGGGCATGGTATTCTGGGAGGGCTGGAAAAGCCCGGTCAGGAGTTTATGCTGGATTTATTCGGCCGGATGGGAGCGGAGGTTTTGACCGATCCGATGACGGAAGAAAGCATTCAGCGCTGTTACCGGCAATATCAGGAAGGAAACCTGGGGCATAATTATCAGGACCGGTTTAATGTCTATGCCACGTTTCGGGCAAAGCAGCCGGCGCCGACCCTGATGTTTAACGGGCATATGGACGTGATGCCGGCCGATAACACCGAGGACTGGACCAATCCGCCATTTGCGCCGGTGATTCGGGACGGCAAAATGTACGGCCGGGGAACGGCTGATATGAAGGGCGGCCTGATGGCGGCGGTGATGGCGGTTCAGCTACTGAAAGATGCCGGTTTAGAGGAGTTGCCGGTCAATGTCGCCATTACTTCGGTGTGTGATGAAGAAGGCGGCGGGAATGGCTCGATGCA of Lachnospiraceae bacterium oral taxon 500 contains these proteins:
- the rihB gene encoding ribonucleoside hydrolase (Hydrolyzes cytidine or uridine to ribose and cytosine or uracil, respectively); translation: MEKTKIILDCDPGHDDAVAIMLAAKNPAIELLGITVVAGNQTLDNTQRNALNIVQHLDLDVPVYAGCGQPMVRQKVTAGDIHGKTGLDGPVFAALTRELEKEHAVSFIVRTLMDSAGDITMVTTGPMTNLAMAMRMEPRIIEKIQKIVLMGGAYTNGNVTPAAEFNIFADADAAHVCFSAGRPVVMVGLDVTRKALCYPAIVERMGKIGNKASGLFVDLMGHFCRTQKEIFGWEGGPLHDPITIAYLIDPTVLTLKAMNTEIEHRSIQSYGRTNCDYFGYMKREATADIAIDIDVEKFWDMVEDGLRLYS